Proteins encoded in a region of the Leptospira montravelensis genome:
- a CDS encoding pyridoxal phosphate-dependent aminotransferase: MKLVAKRLDVVEPSPTLAITAKANQLKASGLDVVGFGAGEPDFDTPTHIKEAAKKAMDQGKTKYTPVSGTVSLKEAIIRKFETENGLKYEKNQIIVGTGGKQVLYNFFMATLNPGDEVIIPAPYWVSYADIVRLAEGTPVIVSTDISSGFKITADQLEKAITPKTKVFIFNSPSNPTGAAYTRSDVEALVRVLEPKEIITVSDDIYEKIIYDGLEFVNPAMISAKMKEKTFVINGVSKAYSMTGWRIGYGAGNPEIVKNMDTMQGQSTSNASSISQAAAEAALTGDQTPVAEMLKAFDKRRKLIVGLLREIPGVECRMPEGAFYAFPYINGVYETPGFKKLLLEKKESSYSKLFCDVLLDKYNVAAVPGIAFGDDKAIRLSYALGDKDIEKGVARIKQMVEDLQK, from the coding sequence ATGAAACTTGTAGCAAAACGACTTGATGTCGTAGAACCTTCTCCCACTCTCGCGATCACTGCAAAAGCCAATCAGTTGAAAGCGAGTGGACTTGATGTGGTTGGATTTGGAGCAGGGGAACCTGACTTTGATACTCCAACACATATCAAAGAAGCTGCTAAAAAAGCAATGGACCAAGGGAAAACAAAATACACTCCCGTGAGTGGAACTGTTTCCTTAAAAGAGGCCATCATTCGTAAATTTGAAACCGAAAATGGTTTAAAGTACGAAAAGAACCAAATCATTGTGGGAACAGGTGGAAAACAAGTTCTCTACAATTTTTTTATGGCAACTTTAAATCCTGGTGACGAAGTAATTATCCCTGCACCGTATTGGGTCAGTTATGCGGATATTGTTCGTTTGGCAGAAGGAACTCCTGTGATTGTATCCACAGATATTTCTAGTGGATTTAAAATCACAGCAGACCAATTAGAAAAAGCCATCACTCCAAAAACAAAAGTTTTTATTTTTAATTCTCCATCTAACCCTACAGGAGCAGCTTACACTCGTTCGGATGTGGAAGCACTCGTAAGGGTACTAGAACCAAAAGAGATCATTACGGTTTCGGATGATATCTACGAAAAAATCATTTATGATGGATTGGAATTTGTAAATCCAGCCATGATTTCAGCAAAGATGAAGGAAAAAACCTTTGTGATTAATGGCGTATCCAAAGCATATTCCATGACTGGTTGGAGGATTGGATACGGAGCAGGGAATCCAGAGATTGTAAAAAACATGGATACTATGCAAGGCCAATCCACAAGTAATGCTTCTTCCATTTCCCAAGCAGCGGCTGAGGCAGCGCTCACAGGAGACCAAACACCCGTGGCAGAAATGTTAAAGGCTTTTGATAAACGTCGTAAACTTATTGTTGGACTTTTACGTGAAATTCCAGGTGTGGAATGCCGGATGCCAGAAGGTGCGTTTTATGCGTTCCCTTATATCAATGGTGTGTATGAAACTCCTGGGTTCAAAAAACTGTTGCTTGAGAAAAAAGAATCTTCTTACTCAAAACTATTTTGTGATGTGCTCCTTGATAAATACAATGTGGCAGCAGTGCCGGGCATTGCCTTCGGAGATGACAAAGCCATTCGTTTGTCTTATGCGTTAGGTGATAAAGATATTGAAAAAGGTGTGGCTCGCATCAAACAAATGGTAGAGGACTTACAAAAGTAA